From the Leishmania donovani BPK282A1 complete genome, chromosome 30 genome, one window contains:
- a CDS encoding kinesin, putative: MSEQRITVAVRIRPPIGHERYEPVCARKADDDQTITINAEETSASVSGVSVFQFDYVFDETDDQVAVYEESVQEMVDHALSGFSATVFTYGQTGSGKTYTILGSKSADGKVTEGSGAFMRVFDDLFTYKEAVKDRTHIVIALSALELYVEDVMDLLMDKKKLKLRDTPEETITVGINTVEVHTMADVERNFDVANSFRSVTATKMNDTSSRSHALFFIDIFQIPVEKSPQAPKVSQLIDETGMSLSKGVAGVTKSRIALVDLAGSERVKRSGATGQAMVEAQAINKSLSTLGTVINAMYLQNPHIPFRESKLTKLLKPCFVDTTSRLLLIGQVAPPSNSASESLGTLRFCDRVKGLKAGQVMGFTDPAAEQAFLQSRRVNEELLAEMHILQAQYYYEAVSVRRLAAAKSVPVDQERQRIVAELQAGAADVVARKEREMLEKAERKAIAQRDAAVESFVLHMNSLIEEYEQVAHTVKREKKAQKKLREEQEAEHEVRLHEAKKAKKHRLKLQEAVAEARQNLEALDRELEALDRQIEVVGKENAAGVIDGVDDDAASPNKAIDRAVEEATHGLVESFYNHATEQSRLYSMFVSRLAATRRERSRVRRMKLMSSTLVTDGTLLYDLIAFLIDRAVDVSEGDLPLGAKWGWHDVDGLSQRLLCADEMYPPLLPSAWEPLHEEAKPCLEQPHSITFLSSDESDGEHSHHAAESRRIRQIRDAAAAKVENLNALHADGEDDKQHETSSGGGSDGDGHDGKESSEDSAGTPAPHAHESDWMNGQLLGRTPPQDAALAVVNTVEDAPPLSTKACAPRKRKDGAAAATVTSPSNGNGDASTSGAAAASATRSPEDRPGRHGKSKGVPAAVTAVSEGSSSDEPGDESSGTESSASPSESDSEDESPEEAAAAKGAAHKAQKKEAHEAAREGRGAEEDALPVGAPNPSYQEKDSRALMKVYDSPTLVQDLIRFLRSGTRMLKHCRRGKPHERIFWVSTQRGKKELFWKEPDSRSVDYSCIQLSDVSFIQLGCFGKVFSRHRIPPNDPAFFRAFTIGLKHGGRTVDIVAETLPDYEAWVVGLSHLVGVDPFWGGKIDLTMEVGTDRLTYFESSVCEANYIHPLEYLELKKRVQHVAARTIQVLEESGQDTARAQAILGGIHPPAVNSNCAVYMTKGELRFLLPETFDIIRVSRLWMLFQQMNLVYDDNFAPATAFGITVRES, translated from the coding sequence ATGTcggagcagcgcatcacTGTCGCGGTGCGCATTCGTCCGCCCATCGGGCACGAGCGCTATGAACCCGTGTGCGCTCGCAAAGCCGACGATGACCAGACCATCACCATCAACGCAGAGGAGACGTCCGCGAGCGTCAGCGGTGTCAGTGTCTTTCAATTCGACTACGTCTTCGACGAGACCGATGACCAGGTCGCTGTGTACGAGGAAAGCGTGCAGGAGATGGTCGATCACGCCCTCTCAGGCTTCAGCGCCACCGTCTTCACGTACGGCCAGACCGGCTCAGGCAAGACCTACACCATTCTAGGAAGCAAGTCAGCGGACGGCAAAGTCACGGAAGGGTCCGGCGCCTTCATGCGCGTCTTCGACGACCTGTTCACGTACAAAGAAGCCGTCAAGGATCGAACCCACATTGTCatcgccctctccgcgctGGAGTTGTACGTCGAGGACGTTATGGACTTGCTAATGGACAAGAAGAAGCTGAAGCTGCGCGATACACCAGAGGAGACGATCACCGTTGGCATCAATACAGTGGAAGTGCACACCATGGCGGATGTCGAGCGCAACTTCGACGTTGCAAACTCCTTCCGCTCCGTGACGGCCACGAAGATGAACGACACTAGTTCCCGCAGCCACGCGCTCTTCTTCATTGACATTTTCCAAATTCCGGTCGAGAAGTCGCCGCAGGCGCCGAAGGTGTCGCAGCTCATTGACGAAACGGGCATGTCCCTGTCCAAGGGTGTTGCCGGTGTCACCAAGTCCCGCATTGCCCTCGTTGATCTTGCCGGCAGCGAGCGAGTGAAGCGCTCCGGTGCTACTGGGCAGGCCATGGTGGAGGCCCAGGCAATCAATAAGTCGCTCTCCACCCTCGGCACGGTCATCAACGCCATGTATCTGCAGAATCCACACATTCCGTTCCGCGAGTCAAAGCTGACAAAGCTGCTGAAGCCGTGCTTCGTCGATACAACCTCGCGTCTGCTACTGATCGGGcaggtggcgccgccgtcaaACAGCGCCTCCGAGTCGCTGGGGACTCTTCGCTTCTGCGACCGTGTCAAAGGGCTCAAGGCGGGGCAGGTCATGGGCTTCACCGATCCAGCCGCCGAACAGGCCTTTCTGCAGTCGCGCCGCGTCaacgaggagctgctggccgaGATGCATATCCTCCAGGCACAGTACTACTACGAGGCGGTGAGCGTGCGGCGCCTCGCAGCGGCCAAAAGCGTGCCCGTGGAccaggagcggcagcgcatcgtggcagagctgcaggccggcgctgcggatgtTGTCGCGCGCAAGGAGCGGGAAatgctggagaaggcggagcgcAAGGCGATTGCgcagcgcgacgcggcggtggagtCGTTTGTGCTCCACATGAACTCTCTCATCGAGGAGTACGAGCAGGTCGCCCACACCgtcaagagagagaagaaggcgcagaagaagctgcgggaggagcaggaggcggagcacgAGGTGCGGCTGCATGAGGCCAAAAAGGCCAAGAAGCACCGGCTCAAGTTGCAGGAGGCCGTCGCCGAGGCACGACAGAACCTTGAGGCCCTGGACAGGGAGCTCGAGGCTCTTGATAGGCAAATCGAGGTGGTGGGAAAAGAGAACGCGGCTGGTGTgatcgacggcgtcgacgatGATGCTGCGTCTCCGAACAAAGCGATAGATAGAGCGGTCGAGGAGGCCACGCACGGTCTTGTGGAGTCCTTTTACAACCATGCGACGGAGCAGAGCCGTCTCTACTCAATGTTTGTGTCGCGTCTGGCTGCCACAAGACGGGAGCGGTCGCGGGTGCGACGAATGAAGCTGATGAGCTCCACCTTAGTGACGGATGGTACCCTCCTGTACGACCTGATCGCTTTTCTCATTGATCGCGCCGTCGACGTGTCGGAGGGCGACCTGCCGCTTGGGGCGAAATGGGGCTGGCACGACGTCGACGGCCTTAGCCAGCGTCTCCTCTGCGCAGACGAGATGTACCCGCCCCTGTTGCCGTCTGCGTGGGAGCCGCTCCACGAGGAGGCCAAGCCGTGTCtggagcagccgcacagcATCACCTTCCTCAGCTCCGACGAGAGCGATGGTGAGCACTCGCACCACGCCGCGGAGTCTCGCCGCATCCGGCAGAttcgcgacgccgccgccgccaaggtTGAAAACCTGAACGCCTTGCacgccgacggcgaggatGATAAGCAGCACGAGACGAGTAGCGGGGGCGGATCTGATGGAGACGGCCATGACGGCAAGGAGAGCAGCGAAGATTCGGCTGGTAccccggcgccgcacgcgcacgagtCGGACTGGATGAATGGCCAGCTTCTAGggcggacgccgccgcaggatgcggcgctggcagtgGTGAATACAGTAGAAGatgcgccgcctctgtcgACGAAGGCATGCGCGCCTCGAAAGAGGAAGGAcggggcagctgcggctACTGTTACATCTCCGAGTAACGGGAACGGCGATGCATCgaccagcggcgccgcggcagcctctGCGACGCGCTCTCCGGAGGACAGGCCAGGCCGACATGGCAAATCAAAGGGTGTACCGGCTGCAGTGACGGCCGTATCAGAGGGCAGCTCTAGCGATGAGCCCGGTGACGAGTCGAGCGGGACGGAGTCCTCGGCGTCGCCATCAgagagcgacagcgaggacgagtcgccggaggaggcagccgcggccaAGGGTGCCGCCCACAAGGCTCAGAAGAAAGAAGCGCATGAAGCTGCGCGCGAAGGCAGaggcgccgaggaggacgcgctCCCGGTGGGTGCGCCGAACCCATCCTACCAAGAAAAGGACTCCCGAGCGCTGATGAAGGTGTACGACTCGCCCACCCTCGTGCAAGACCTCATCCGGTtcctccgcagcggcacccgcaTGCTCAaacactgccgccgcggcaagcCCCATGAGCGCATCTTCTGGGTCTCCACGCAGCGTGGAAAGAAGGAGCTCTTCTGGAAGGAACCGGACTCGCGGAGCGTTGACTACTCGTGCATTCAACTGTCCGACGTCAGCTTCATTCAGCTTGGGTGCTTTGGTAAAGTGTTTTCCCGCCACCGCATTCCGCCCAATGATCCCGCGTTCTTCCGCGCCTTTACGATCGGGCTGAAGCATGGTGGGCGAACCGTAGACATCGTGGCAGAGACGCTGCCCGACTACGAAGCGTGGGTGGTGGGTCTCTCGcacctcgtcggcgtcgacCCCTTCTGGGGCGGCAAGATCGACCTCACGATGGAGGTCGGCACCGATCGCCTCACCTATTTCGAGTCGAGCGTATGTGAGGCAAACTACATCCACCCCTTGGAGTACCTGGAGCTGAAGAAGCGTGTGCAGCACGTCGCGGCGCGCACGATTCAAGTGCTGGAGGAGTCTGGCCAAGACACCGCGCGTGCCCAGGCGATTCTCGGCGGCATCCATCCACCTGCCGTGAACAGCAACTGTGCAGTGTACATGACGAAAGGCGAGCTGCGGTTTTTGTTGCCCGAAACCTTCGACATTATTCGCGTGTCGCGACTGTGGATGCTCTTCCAGCAGATGAACCTCGTCTACGACGACAACTTCGCCCCCGCTACCGCGTTCGGCATCACGGTGCGCGAATCGTGA